A DNA window from Setaria viridis chromosome 2, Setaria_viridis_v4.0, whole genome shotgun sequence contains the following coding sequences:
- the LOC117845144 gene encoding uncharacterized protein At1g32220, chloroplastic produces MRSAVARLIRSSSASASTSRLSSSPVLLKTGNVFFSSATPSDPKHVEEPFKVEEAETVKVTPPSPDKLLVLGGSGFVGSHVCKEALDRGFVVSSLNRSGKPSLSESWADKVIWNQGNLLEPASFKDAMDNVSAVISCVGGFGSNSFMYKINGTANINAIKAAAEKGVKRFVYVSAADFGLVNYLLQGYYEGKRAAEAELLSKFTYGGVILRPGFIHGTRRVGSVKIPLGLVGAPMQMVLQNAKPLARLPLVGPLLTPPVSVTSVAKVAVRAATDPVFPPGIVDVHGIMRYSEQK; encoded by the exons atgaggtcgGCCGTGGCCCGCTTgatccgctcctcctccgcctccgcctcgaccTCCCGTCTCAG CTCATCGCCAGTCTTGCTGAAAACTGGCAATGTATTCTTCAGCAGTGCCACGCCCAGTGATCCGAAGCACGTCGAGGAGCCTTTTAAGGTGGAGGAGGCAGAAACTGTGAAGGTGACACCACCTTCTCCAGACAAG CTGCTAGTGCTAGGAGGAAGTGGTTTTGTTGGATCACACGTTTGCAAAGAGGCTTTGGACAGAGGATTTGTTGTCTCTAGTCTTAATCG ATCTGGAAAGCCATCCTTAAGTGAATCTTGGGCTGACAAAGTTATATGGAATCAAG GCAACCTCCTGGAACCGGCTTCATTTAAGGATGCTATGGATAATGTTTCTGCAGTG ATATCCTGTGTTGGAGGTTTTGGGTCAAATTCTTTCATGTACAAGATTAATGGGACTGCAAACATCAATGCCATTAAGGCTGCAGCTGAGAAAG GTGTAAAGAGATTTGTATATGTGTCGGCTGCAGACTTCGGTTTAGTGAATTACTTATTGCAGGGTTATTACGAGGGCAAG aGAGCTGCTGAAGCTGAATTGCTGTCAAAGTTCACCTATGGAG gagTGATACTGAGGCCTGGTTTTATTCATGGAACTCGTCGAGTGGGCAGTGTAAAGATACCTCTTGGTCTTGTTGGTGCCCCTATGCAAATG GTGCTCCAGAACGCAAAGCCGTTGGCCAGATTACCACTTGTCGGCCCACTGTTGACACCCCCAGTGAGTGTTACCTCCGTGGCGAAGGTTGCGGTGAGAGCAGCGACAGATCCAGTGTTTCCCCCTGGCATCGTTGATGTCCATGGGATCATGCGATACAGCGAGCAAAAGTAA
- the LOC117842480 gene encoding uncharacterized protein, producing MSGEDELLAGGGVPIRQPRLEDAGLEDCALPPESIAEAFSLAAAAISSRLARFPRFPLSDDSDEEDEEGRVSAPRGGGCVDDAGPARGAVPDADVLVASGVMGDGGGADEVVVVGGGRGGGCEDAVVVGGRGEEQDGVVVVGEGSGEKELGKEGGCVEEVREGVSEPGRAHGDGKDDEEVAEKAILVPDFD from the coding sequence ATGTCGGGTGAAGAtgagctcctcgccggcgggggTGTGCCCATCCGGCAGCCGCGGCTGGAAGACGCGGGCCTCGAGGACTGCGCGCTCCCGCCGGAGTCCATCGCCGAGGCcttctccctcgccgccgcggccatctcctcccgccTCGCTCGCTTCCCCCGCTTCCCCCTCTCCGACGActccgacgaggaggacgaggagggccgCGTCTCGGCACCACGTGGAGGCGGCTGCGTGGATGATGCCGGGCCCGCCCGCGGGGCCGTCCCCGACGCCGACGTCCTTGTTGCCAGCGGCGTcatgggcgacggcggcggcgccgatgaGGTCGTGGTCGTTGGCGGAGGACGCGGAGGCGGATGCGAGGACGCGGTGGTGGTCGGCGGGCGCGGGGAAGAGCAGGATGGAGTCGTGGTGGTCGGGGAAGGGAGCGGGGAGAAGGAGCTGGGGAAGGAGGGTGGATGCGTCGAGGAGGTCCGAGAAGGGGTCAGTGAACCGGGGCGCGCGCACGGCGACGGAAAGGACGACGAGGAAGTGGCGGAGAAGGCGATCTTGGTGCCGGATTTCGACTGA